CTCGGCATTGGACGTTCCGCTGTCCAGCATGCTCCGTGAAGTCAGTGACCGCGTGGCCGTGGCCGAGGGCGTCGCCGTCCCGGACACCGTCCCGCAGGACTTCACCCAGCGCTACGGCCGTGGCCTGGGGGACGAGCTGGAGCTCGTCGGGAGCCGCTGAGAGCGGTTGACATGAGAAGGAAGGGCCCCGGCACCTCGTGTGCCGGGGCCCTTCCCTGTCTGCTGGCCGTTCCGAGTTCGCCGGGTCCTCCCCGGTTCGCCGGCGGCTGCGGTTCTACAGGCCGTCCCGCTCGTAGATGGTGTTGAGCCGTTCCAGGTTCTCGGCCAGAGCGTCCAGAGCGGGGGTGTCCCATTCGCCCAGGCGCTGGCGGAAGATCTCGCGCCGGGCGTCCTGCACGCGCGCCATGGTCTCCTCGCCGTGCTCGGTGAGGTGCAGCAACTGAGCCCGGCCGTCCAGCGGATCCGCGTCCTTGGAGACCAGCCCGAGCTGCATGAGGAAGGTGACCTGGCGGCTCACCGTGGGCTTGCCGACTCCGATCAGACCCGCCAGCTCGGTCAGCCGGATGGGGCCCTGTCTGCGGAGGATGGAGAGCAGCCCGTACGCGGAGGGGTCCATGTCCGGATGAACCTGCCGTGACAGACGGAGGGACACGGCGCGGCCGCGGCGCCAGAGGAGGCTGAGCTGATGCTCGACGGCGTGGATCGCCTCGTCGAGACGCGCGCCTTCGGGGGTGTCCGGCGCTGGGGCTTCCGCTGCTGTGGGCCTGTCGCCGGAGGCGGGGCTGGCGGCGCTGCCGGCGCTCTCGGCTGGAATCATGGTTCCATTCTAGTTTGGCGTGCGGCGCCGCCCGATGCGTCACGGCTCTGTGACCATGGCGATGACCGGGCATGAGAAGCTGGTCCGATGCGACGTTCCCAGTTCTGGCAGTTGATGGATGACGAGTTCGGTCCCGCGTATGCGCGCCATCTGGCCACGAACCTCGCGCTGCGCGAGCTGGGCAGCCGGACGCCGGACCAGGCGCTGCGGGACGGGCTCGATCTGAGGGCCATCTGGATCGCCGTCTGCGAGGCTCAGGATGTTCCGGAGAGCCGGCGTCTGGGCAAGGATCCGAAGGCCTCCAAGAAGGCCTGAACCGCGGGGACTTTCCCGCAGGTTCCTTCAACACGCCGAGAAATCATTCGAATAGTTGTTCGAATTGGGCTAGGCTGTTATCCAGAGAAAAAGACGGCCGAGTTGTCCACATGAGCAAGGTCGCAGGAATTAATGTCAGTCCTGCTTTCTAGGCTCATCAGTGAAGGTTCCCACCCGGGAACCGACGATTCGCGTCATCATCTTCGCCGGGCCGCACGGGTCCGCGAAACAACCTAGGGGTAGGGGTACGTCATGGCGGCAGCAACACCGGACCGCGCCAAAGCTCTTGAAGCGGCACTGGCCCAGATCGACAAGCAATTCGGCAAGGGATCCATCATGCGGCTCGGGGATGACACCCGTGCGCCCATCGAAGTGATCCCCACCGGCTCCATCGCCATGGACGTGGCTCTGGGCATCGGCGGCCTGCCGCGCGGACGCGTGGTGGAGATCTATGGTCCGGAATCCTCCGGTAAGACCACGGTCGCCCTGCACGCCGTCGCCAATGCGCAGCGCAATGGCGGACTCGCCGCCTTCATCGACGCCGAGCACGCTCTGGACCCGGAATACGCGGCCAAGCTGGGCGTGGACACGGACGCCCTGCTGGTCTCCCAGCCGGACACCGGTGAGCAGGCCTTGGAGATCATGGACATGCTGGTCTCCTCGGGCGCTCTGGACATCATCGTCATCGACTCCGTGGCCGCCCTGGTGCCGCGCGCGGAAATCGAAGGTGAGATGGGTGACAGCCACGTGGGTCTGCAGGCCCGTCTGATGAGCCAGGCACTCCGTAAGATCACCGGTCGGCTGAACCAGACCAAGACCACCGCCATCTTCATCAACCAGCTGCGTGAGAAGATCGGTGTCTTCTTCGGCTCTCCGGAGACGACCACCGGTGGTAAGGCTCTGAAGTTCTACGCCTCGGTGCGTATGGACGTGCGCCGTATCCAGACCCTCAAGGAGGGGGCGGATTCGGTGGGCAACCGGACGAAGGTCAAGATCGTCAAGAACAAGATGGCTCCGCCCTTCAAGACCGCCGAGTTCGACATCATCTACGGACAGGGCATCTCCCGCGAGGGCGGCATCATCGACATGGGTGTGGAGCACGGCATCATCAAGAAGTCCGGCTCCTGGTACACCTATGACGGTGACCAGCTCGGCCAGGGCATGGAGAACTCCCGCCGGTTCCTCCGGGACAACCCGGATCTCGCCGACGAGCTCGAGCGTCTCATCAAGGAGAAGCTCGGCGTGGGCCAGGTCGCGCAGGAAGAGGAAGAGAACCCGAAGCTGAAGGCCGTCGACGGGTACTGAGTTGACGCGTTCTGAGCAGCCCTCTGCCGATAACACGAGCGCTGAACCCTGGAGCCCTGGCATGTCTGTGCCGGGGCTCCAGCCCGCTTCGGCCCTCTCCAAGCCCACCGGCCCACCCAAGGAGCTGCCGTGGAGCGAGGAGAATCCGGAAGGCCGGGAGGGGTCCGGAGCCCGTGCGAACCGCCGGGGATCGACAGTCTCAGGCCGGTTTCCGGAGGATGGAGCGGAGTGGGGCGCGGAGCGTGATCCGGATGGCGGCTCTGAGGTCGTTCCTCCACGGAGGCGCAAGCGGTCCGATTCCACGGGTGCCGTTCCGCCGGAACCCGAACTGGATCGCGACGCCGACCCGGAGTCCGTGGCTCGCGCCATCGTCCTGCGGCAGCTGAGCGCTGGACCGAGGACCCGTCACCAGCTCGCCACCAAGCTGAAGGACCGCGAGGTCCCCGAAGCGGCCGCGCGGGCGGTGCTGGACCGCTTCGAAGAACTCCGCCTCATCAACGACGCCGAGTTCGCCGAGCTCTGGGTCCGCAGCCGGGCGGAGCACCGGCACCTCGGCTCGTCCACTCTGCGACGCGAACTCCGCGAGAAAGGCGTGTCGGACGTTCTCATCGAGGCTGCCCTGGAGCAGCTCAGCGCCGCTGACGAGCGCGAATCGGCTCGCTACCTGGTGGCCAAGAAGTTGGCGCGCGTGGACCGGGCGTCGCTGGACCGCAGCGAGAAGGACAAACACACCCGCCGTCTCGTGGCCATGCTGGTGCGCAAGGGGCACTCGCCGGGCGTGGCCTTCGGCATCGTCGCGGAGGAGCTGAACCGCGAGGACGACTCCTGGGAGTGAGCAGCCTCTCCTGAGCGAGTTCCGCTGGAGACGGCCCCTTGGCCGGGGTTTTTCGCCGGGCCCTTTGCGACGGTGTCCGTTCGTTGGGCCATCTGTTCGACTGCTTGCCCGGCTGCCGACCGTGGGAAGAGGCCGCTCCGGTCCCGGTACCCTTGAAAGGTGAGTGTGAGCATTCCTTCTTCGACGTCCGCCGGCACTCCGGCCTCCGTTCCTGCCGCCGTCGGACACGACGTGCCCGAGGCCACAGCTCCGCGGACCTATCAGGTCCGGACGTTCGGCTGCCAGATGAACGTCCACGACTCGGAGCGCATGTCGGGCCTGCTGGAGGACGCGGGGCTGGTGCCCGCCACCGAGGAGCTGGCCGACGTCATCGTCTTCAACACCTGTGCCGTCCGTGAGAACGCCGACAACAAGCTCTACGGTCACCTGGGGCAACTGCGTCCCGTCAAGGAGAAGAATCCGGGGATGCAGATCGCCGTCGGCGGCTGTCTGGCCCAGAAGGACCGCGAGACGATTCTTCAGAAGGCCCCCTGGGTGGATGCGGTGTTCGGCACCCACAATGTGAGCGCGCTCCCCGCGCTGCTCGAACGCGCGCGGCACAACGCCAAGGCCGAGCTGGAGATCCTGGAGTCTCTGGAGGTCTTCCCCTCCACGTTGCCGACCAAGAGGGACTCGGTCTACTCGGGCTGGGTGTCCATCAGCGTCGGCTGCAACAACACCTGTACCTTCTGCATCGTGCCTTCGCTCCGCGGCAAGGAGCGGGACCGCCGGCCGGGGGAGATCCTCGCGGAGATCCAGGCCCTCGTGGACGACGGCGCCATCGAAGTGACCTTGCTCGGTCAGAACGTGAACTCCTACGGGGTGGAGTTCGGCGACCGCCAGGCGTTCAGCAAGCTCCTGCGGGCTTGCGGCGACATCGAAGGACTCGAACGCGTCCGGTTCACGAGCCCGCATCCCGCGGCGTTCACGGATGACGTCATCGCCGCGATGGCCGAGACCCCCAATGTGATGCCGCAGTTGCACATGCCGTTGCAGTCCGGTTCGGACAAGGTCCTCAAGGACATGCGCCGTTCGTACCGTTCCACCCGCTTCCTCGGCATCCTCGACAAGGTGCGGGAACAGATGCCGGACGCGGCCATCTCCACCGACATCATCGTGGGCTTCCCCGGGGAGACGGAGGAGGACTTCCAGGCCACCCTCGACGTCGTGGAGAAGTCCCGCTTCGCCACCGCCTTCACCTTCCAGTACTCCAAGCGTCCCGGCACGCCTGCCGCGGAACTCGAAGGCCAGCTCCCCAAGGCCGTGGTCCAGGAGCGGTACGAGCGGCTGATCGCCCTCCAGGACCGGATCGCCGCCGAGGAGAACGCGAAGCAGGTGGGCCGCGAAGTGGAGATCCTCGTCGCGGCTCAGAGCGGCCGGAAGTCGGACCAGACGCACCGCCTCAGTGGACGTGCCAAGGATCAGCGGCTGGTGCACTTCAGTGTCCCTGAAGGCGCCGAGACGCCCCGGCCCGGCGACCTCGTCACCGTGACCATCACCGAGACCGCCCCGTTCCACCTCATCGCCGATCCGAAGGACGCCTCCGAGTACCGGCTGCGGAGGTCCCGTTCCGGCGACGCGTGGGATCGCGCCCAGGCCGATTCCTGTGGCGTCCCGTCCGCGGGGACCGCCGGCACGGTGCCGGGTAAGGGCGTGCTCCTCGGCATGCCGAAGCTGCCCACCCCTGTCCGATGACGGCAGGAATCCTGTCGGTGGCCTCTCAGGTGCGCGGCACGCCGGCGAGCCGGACGGCGCAGGGGTCCCCGGCCTGGAAGCCTACGGCGTGACCGCGGCTGACCGTCCCATGCCGCTGCTCGCCGTCGTCGGGGCCACCGGCACGGGGAAGTCCGAGCTGGGACTGCGTCTCGCTGAGCGGCTGGGCGGGGAGATCATCAACGCGGACGCCCTGCAGTTCTACCGGGGCATGGACATCGGGACGGCGAAACTCAGTGTCGCGGAACGTGAAGGGGTGCCCCACCACCTCCTGGACATCCTGGACGTGGTCGAGGAGGCCAGTGTCAGTGATTTCCAGGGCCAGGCCCGGGCGCTGATCGACGACATCCGGGGCCGTGGAGCGGTGCCCATCCTGGTCGGAGGCTCCGGGCTGTACGTCCGCGCAGCTCTCGACGTCCTGGAGTTCCCCGGCACTGATCCTGAGCTGCGCGCCACGCTGGAGGCCGAAGCGGCGTCCCACGGGCTGGCGCCCCTCCGCGAACGTCTCCGGGCGGTCGATCCCGTCAGCGCGGAGCGTCTGCAGGACGAACGACGGGTCATCCGCGCCCTCGAGGTGCACCAGCTCACGGGGCGGCCCTTCAGTTCGTTCATGCCGACGCGGGAGTACGTTCAGCCGACGCTCCAGCTCGGCCTCGTAGCAGACCGCGAGGTCCTCAAAGAGCGCCTGGCCCGCCGGGTCCACCGCATGGTGGCGCAGGGGCTGCAGGACGAGGTCCGCGCGCTGGACGCGCGCGGACTGCGGCAGGGGAAGACAGCGTGCCGGGCGATCGGGTACGCGCAGTTCCTGGCGGCCCAGGACGGCGACCTCACCGTGGCGGAAGCCGTCGAGGACACGATCGTGGCGACGCGGAAGTTCGCGCGCCGGCAGCTCACCTGGTTCCGGGCGGATCCCCGGATCCACTGGCTGGACTGGACCGCACCGGACCTCGTGGACCAGGCTCTGCGCCGGGTGGAGGAGGCGTTCCCGGGTTCTGTCTCTTAGGTGAACATCTGTACGCTGGAACCATGACTGAGACGCTTCCCGCTCCCGCCGCCGTCGTCCTCGCTGGACTGAGCGGCCTGGAGTTCGCCAAGGGCCACGGCACGGGCAATGACTTCGTGCTGATCGCGGACCCCGACGGCCTGCGTCCTCTCACGGCGGAGCAGGTGGCCGTGCTGTGCGACCGGCACCAGGGCATCGGCGGTGACGGGCTCATCCGCGCCATCCCCTCCCGCCTTCTGCCCGAGGGCCAGGAGCTGCTCGCCTCCGAGCCGGATGCCGAGTGGTTCATGGACTACCGCAACAACGACGGCTCCATCGCCGAGATGTGCGGCAATGGCGTCCGTGCCTTCGTGCACTTCCTGCTCGACTCCGGGCTCGCCCGTCTCGATGACAACTCCCTCCTCAAGATCGGCACGCGGGCCGGCGTCAAGGTCGTCACCCTGGTCCCGGAGGGTTACGCGGTGGACATGGGGCCGTGGGCTTTCATCCACCCGGAGGAGGCCGCCGAGCGCGCCGTCGATTCACTCGTCACCACGCGCGGTCTGGACGGCGAACGTCCGGCGCTGTCGATCACCATGGGCAACCCCCACACCGTCCTCGCACTGGCTGGGCTGGATGAGCTCGCCGCGCTTCCGCTCACCGAGATCCCCGCGGTGCACCCGACCCCGCCGAATGGCACGAACGTCGAGTTCGTGGTGCCCGCGGAGCCGCTCGTGCAGGACGGCAAGGGCCACGTGACCATGCGCGTGCACGAACGCGGCGTCGGGGAGACCCAGTCGTGCGGCACCGGCGCGTGCGCGGCCGCCGCGGCGATCCGGTACTGGGCGGGTGCGGGCGCACCGTCACGCTGGGACGTTCAGGTGCCCGGCGGCGTGGTCGGCGTCGAGTTCCTGCCGGCCGCTGCCGACGGGGAGCACGTGGTCCTCAGTGGTCCCGCGACGATCGTGGCACGCGGCCGCCTGGCCTGAGAACCGGGCCGCGGCTGAGCGGGGACGCGCGTGCCAGACGTCGACGACGGCGGGCGGCTCCGGCGGCGTCGTCGTACGGCGAGGAGCCTGCTCGGCCGGAGGGCGTCAGCCTTCGCGGACGACCCGCAGGACGCGGAACGACTTCGCGGTCGAGAACCGTGAGACGCCGAACCCGGCGGGAAGCGTCTCCGCGAGCCATTTCTGCAGCGAGTCCGAACCGAGGTTCTTCTGGACGACCAGGAACGCCTCGCCGCCCGGGTTGAGCCGGGGGAGCCAGAGCTGCAGCAGCTCGTGGAGTTCCGCCTTGCCGATCCTGATGGGCGGGTTGGACCAGATGAGGTCGAAACCGAGGTCCGGGTCGACGTCCTGGGGGAGCGAGGCGCTCAGGTTGCCCAGCCCCAGCGTGGCCGCATTCTCGGTGGTCAGTGCGATGCAGCGCTGGTTGACGTCCACGGCGGTGACGCGCGCGTCCGGGGACTTGAGCGCCAGGGTCAGGGCGATGGGTCCCCAGCCGCAGCCGATGTCGAGGAATGACCCCTCCGGAGCCGGTGCGGGCACTTCGTCCAGGAGGATCCGGGTTCCCTTGTCGATGGCGTCGGGGCTGAAGATGCCCGCGGAGGTGTGCAGGGACCGCTCCCGGCCGTCCAGAACGACGCTGAGCGGCTTGCGGATGAACTCGCCTGCGGGCTCGCTGCTGAAGTAGTGTGCGGACTCCATGCGTGCAACCTTAGTGGGCTGTGGGCAGGCGCGGGAGCTGGTAGAATGATGCAATGCTGTCTTTCCTGTAATGAGTCCCGGACCCGCGCGCCGCTTCCCTGATCGATCCGCTGTTCATGCTGATCCCGAGGTGAAGCCTGCCGACGCGCGGCACCGGTCGACCCCGTGACCCTGACCCCAGCGGTGCGGTAGTACAGGAATTCCTTCCAGACTGATCATTCGAGATCCCGGAAGACGTGTTTTTCCTTTCCGCACCTCCTTTCACCACTTGCCCGTGTTGTCGGAGCCTCCGGCTAGCATGGGATTCAACGCTTTGAGGGAGACCATGACTGAACAGACTCATTCTGGTTCTGAACTGAGCCCGGAGGAGATGCAGGCCGTCATCGACCGCATCCTCGCCACCGATTCCGACGCGGTGGAACCGGAAGCGGGGGCCGGCTCCGGCACCCCCCGCGCTACCGTGCTGGGCTCCAAAGCCCAGGCCCTGTCCACGCTGGACCGGGAACACAGCGAGTTCGACGGCTTGCAGCAGGACCTGGCCGAACGCCGCGCGCTCCGGCGCGTGGCCGGCCTGTCCACCGAACTCGAGGACGTCACCGAGGTCGAGTACCGGCAGCTCCGTCTGGAGCGTGTGGTCCTGGCCGGGCTGTGGACCGAAGGCACCCTCGCCGATGCGGAGAACTCCCTGCGGGAGCTCGCCGCACTGGCCGAGACCGCCGGTTCCGAGGTGCTGGACGGACTCGTCCAGAAGCGCCTCAAGCCGGACCCCGGGACGTTCCTCGGCTCCGGCAAGGCGCTGGAGCTCCGTGACATCGTCATGGCCACCGGCGCCGACACCGTGGTGGTCGACTCCGAGCTGGCGCCTTCGCAGCGGCGGTCCTTGGAGGACATCGTCAAGGTGAAGGTCATCGACCGCACCGGCCTCATCCTGGACATCTTCGCGCAGCACGCGAAGAGCCGCGAGGGCAAGGCGCAGGTCGAACTGGCCCAGCTGGAGTACCTGCTGCCGCGTCTGCGTGGCTGGGGTGAATCCATGTCCCGTCAGGCCGGTGGCCAGGTGGGCAGCGCGGGCGCCGGCATGGGCTCCCGTGGTCCCGGTGAGACGAAGATCGAGCTGGACCGCCGGAAGATCCGCAACCGCATGGCCAAGCTCCGTCGTGAGATCGACGCCATGAAGCCTGCCCGTGAGGCCAAGCGTGCCAACCGCAAGCGTCACGAAGTCCCCTCGGTGGCGATCGCCGGCTACACCAACGCCGGTAAGTCCTCGCTCCTGAACCGGCTCACCGACGCCGGGGTGCTGGTGGAGAACGCGCTGTTCGCCACCCTGGACCCCACGGTGCGCCGTGCCCAGACGCCGGACGGCATCACCTACACGCTGGCGGACACGGTCGGTTTCGTGCGGTCCCTGCCGACGCAGCTCGTGGAGGCGTTCCGCTCCACGCTGGAGGAAGTGGCCGATTCGGATCTCATCCTGCACGTGGTGGACGCCTCGCACCCCGACCCGGAAGGTCAGATCGCGGCGGTCCGTCAGGTGTTCACCGAAGTGGATGCGCGCAAGGTCCCCGAGATCATCTTGCTGAACAAGGTGGATGCCGCGGATCCGTTCGTGGTGGAACGCCTGAAGCAGAGGGAGCCTCGCTGCCTGGAGGTGTCGGCCCGCACCGGCGCCGGCATTCCGGAGCTGCTGGCGGAGATCAGCCGTTCCATCCCGCGTCCCGATGTGCGGATGGAACTGCTCGTGCCGTACCAGCGCGGCGACCTGCTGAACAAGCTGCACGAAGGGGAGTCCGAGATCCTCAACCTCGAGCACACCGGGGAGGGCACGCGGGTCACCGTCGTCGTCCGGGAATCCCTGGCAGCGGAACTGGAGCAGTTCGTCATCCATGAGTGAGACGCCCGCGGCCACGCAGGAGCCGGAGGAGGAGACCAGGAGGGACAGCCCCGCCATCCGGCGGGCGCTGTCCCTCCTGGACACCGCCGTCGGCAGTCTCGGAGGCCAGAACCGCCCCGGCCAGCACGAGATGGTGCGGCAGGTCGCCGCCTCCCTGGAGGAGCAGCGTCATCTGCTCGTCCAGGCGGGCACCGGCACCGGCAAGTCGCTCGGGTACCTCGTGCCTGTGATCGACGACGCGGTGCGCAATGGGCACCGTGCCGTCATCTCGACGGCGACGCTCGCGCTGCAGGCTCAGATCATGGGCCGGGATCTGCCCCGGCTGCTCGAGACCGTCACCCCTGAGCTCCCTCGTCCGGTGAAGACCGCCCTCGTGAAGGGCCGATCGAATTACCTGTGCCTGCACAAGGTGGGCGGCGGCTTCCCGGAGGAGGACGCGTCGGACGATCAGCTGTTCGGCATGGGGGCCGATGGCGCGCTGTTCAGTTCGAACAACGGTCCGAGCCTCGGCAACGGTCCGGGCACCCAGCTCGGCCGCGAGATCCTGAGGCTGCGCGAATGGGCGCAGGAGACCGACACCGGAGACCGGGACGACCTGACCCCGGGCGTCTCCGAACGGGCCTGGCGGCAGGTGTCCGTCACGGCGCTGGAATGCCTCGGCCCGGCGAAATGCCCGATGTCCGAAGAGTGCTTCAGTGAGCGGGCCCGGGCCACGGCCGCCGAGTCGGATGTCATCGTCACGAACCACGCCATGCTGGCCATCAACGCTTTTGAAGGCGTCGCCGTGCTGCCCGAATACGACGTCGTGGTCGTGGACGAGGCCCATGAATTGCAGGACCGTGTCACGAGTGCGGTCACCGGTCAGCTGTCCGAGGCGATGGTGACCGCCGCGGCACGGGCCGCCCGCCGTCACGCCCACATCACCGTCGAAGCGCTCGACGCGGCGGCCGGCGCTCTGGAAGCCGAACTGGGTCTGCTGTCCACCGGCCTGCTGCCACGCGGACCCGAGGAACCGCTCGGCCGGGCCATCGACGCCGTGCGTGAGGCCTGCCGTGCGGCGCTGTCCGACTCGAAGCCCGAGCAGGGACAGCCTGCCGACGGCGCCCTGCAGGCGGCCCGCTCGCGCCTGACGCAGCTCCTCGAAGTCAGCGAACGTCTCCTCGTGGCGGCTGAGCGGAAAGAGGTCGTCTGGGTGACCCGCAGCGGCACCTTCGAGCCCGGCACCGGATATCGCCCAGCCGACGACGACGCGCCCGCCACCGTGACCGTGGCGCCTCTCAGCGTGGCCATGAAGCTCCGCGACGGACTGTTCGACGGCCACACCGCGATCCTCACCTCGGCGACCCTCGCCATCGGCGCAGCGTTCGACCAGGCCGCCGGCGATGTGGGTCTGCAGGGTCCGGGCGCCCCCGACTGGGTGGGCGTCGACGTCGGCTCCCCGTTCGACTACCCGCGTCAGGGCATGCTGTATGTCGCGCGTCATCTGCCCAAACCGGGCCGCGGCATC
Above is a window of Arthrobacter sp. Y-9 DNA encoding:
- the dapF gene encoding diaminopimelate epimerase is translated as MTETLPAPAAVVLAGLSGLEFAKGHGTGNDFVLIADPDGLRPLTAEQVAVLCDRHQGIGGDGLIRAIPSRLLPEGQELLASEPDAEWFMDYRNNDGSIAEMCGNGVRAFVHFLLDSGLARLDDNSLLKIGTRAGVKVVTLVPEGYAVDMGPWAFIHPEEAAERAVDSLVTTRGLDGERPALSITMGNPHTVLALAGLDELAALPLTEIPAVHPTPPNGTNVEFVVPAEPLVQDGKGHVTMRVHERGVGETQSCGTGACAAAAAIRYWAGAGAPSRWDVQVPGGVVGVEFLPAAADGEHVVLSGPATIVARGRLA
- a CDS encoding regulatory protein RecX → MARAIVLRQLSAGPRTRHQLATKLKDREVPEAAARAVLDRFEELRLINDAEFAELWVRSRAEHRHLGSSTLRRELREKGVSDVLIEAALEQLSAADERESARYLVAKKLARVDRASLDRSEKDKHTRRLVAMLVRKGHSPGVAFGIVAEELNREDDSWE
- the hflX gene encoding GTPase HflX, producing MTEQTHSGSELSPEEMQAVIDRILATDSDAVEPEAGAGSGTPRATVLGSKAQALSTLDREHSEFDGLQQDLAERRALRRVAGLSTELEDVTEVEYRQLRLERVVLAGLWTEGTLADAENSLRELAALAETAGSEVLDGLVQKRLKPDPGTFLGSGKALELRDIVMATGADTVVVDSELAPSQRRSLEDIVKVKVIDRTGLILDIFAQHAKSREGKAQVELAQLEYLLPRLRGWGESMSRQAGGQVGSAGAGMGSRGPGETKIELDRRKIRNRMAKLRREIDAMKPAREAKRANRKRHEVPSVAIAGYTNAGKSSLLNRLTDAGVLVENALFATLDPTVRRAQTPDGITYTLADTVGFVRSLPTQLVEAFRSTLEEVADSDLILHVVDASHPDPEGQIAAVRQVFTEVDARKVPEIILLNKVDAADPFVVERLKQREPRCLEVSARTGAGIPELLAEISRSIPRPDVRMELLVPYQRGDLLNKLHEGESEILNLEHTGEGTRVTVVVRESLAAELEQFVIHE
- the recA gene encoding recombinase RecA — protein: MAAATPDRAKALEAALAQIDKQFGKGSIMRLGDDTRAPIEVIPTGSIAMDVALGIGGLPRGRVVEIYGPESSGKTTVALHAVANAQRNGGLAAFIDAEHALDPEYAAKLGVDTDALLVSQPDTGEQALEIMDMLVSSGALDIIVIDSVAALVPRAEIEGEMGDSHVGLQARLMSQALRKITGRLNQTKTTAIFINQLREKIGVFFGSPETTTGGKALKFYASVRMDVRRIQTLKEGADSVGNRTKVKIVKNKMAPPFKTAEFDIIYGQGISREGGIIDMGVEHGIIKKSGSWYTYDGDQLGQGMENSRRFLRDNPDLADELERLIKEKLGVGQVAQEEEENPKLKAVDGY
- a CDS encoding methyltransferase: MESAHYFSSEPAGEFIRKPLSVVLDGRERSLHTSAGIFSPDAIDKGTRILLDEVPAPAPEGSFLDIGCGWGPIALTLALKSPDARVTAVDVNQRCIALTTENAATLGLGNLSASLPQDVDPDLGFDLIWSNPPIRIGKAELHELLQLWLPRLNPGGEAFLVVQKNLGSDSLQKWLAETLPAGFGVSRFSTAKSFRVLRVVREG
- the miaA gene encoding tRNA (adenosine(37)-N6)-dimethylallyltransferase MiaA, which produces MPLLAVVGATGTGKSELGLRLAERLGGEIINADALQFYRGMDIGTAKLSVAEREGVPHHLLDILDVVEEASVSDFQGQARALIDDIRGRGAVPILVGGSGLYVRAALDVLEFPGTDPELRATLEAEAASHGLAPLRERLRAVDPVSAERLQDERRVIRALEVHQLTGRPFSSFMPTREYVQPTLQLGLVADREVLKERLARRVHRMVAQGLQDEVRALDARGLRQGKTACRAIGYAQFLAAQDGDLTVAEAVEDTIVATRKFARRQLTWFRADPRIHWLDWTAPDLVDQALRRVEEAFPGSVS
- the miaB gene encoding tRNA (N6-isopentenyl adenosine(37)-C2)-methylthiotransferase MiaB — translated: MPEATAPRTYQVRTFGCQMNVHDSERMSGLLEDAGLVPATEELADVIVFNTCAVRENADNKLYGHLGQLRPVKEKNPGMQIAVGGCLAQKDRETILQKAPWVDAVFGTHNVSALPALLERARHNAKAELEILESLEVFPSTLPTKRDSVYSGWVSISVGCNNTCTFCIVPSLRGKERDRRPGEILAEIQALVDDGAIEVTLLGQNVNSYGVEFGDRQAFSKLLRACGDIEGLERVRFTSPHPAAFTDDVIAAMAETPNVMPQLHMPLQSGSDKVLKDMRRSYRSTRFLGILDKVREQMPDAAISTDIIVGFPGETEEDFQATLDVVEKSRFATAFTFQYSKRPGTPAAELEGQLPKAVVQERYERLIALQDRIAAEENAKQVGREVEILVAAQSGRKSDQTHRLSGRAKDQRLVHFSVPEGAETPRPGDLVTVTITETAPFHLIADPKDASEYRLRRSRSGDAWDRAQADSCGVPSAGTAGTVPGKGVLLGMPKLPTPVR
- a CDS encoding ATP-dependent DNA helicase, which encodes MSETPAATQEPEEETRRDSPAIRRALSLLDTAVGSLGGQNRPGQHEMVRQVAASLEEQRHLLVQAGTGTGKSLGYLVPVIDDAVRNGHRAVISTATLALQAQIMGRDLPRLLETVTPELPRPVKTALVKGRSNYLCLHKVGGGFPEEDASDDQLFGMGADGALFSSNNGPSLGNGPGTQLGREILRLREWAQETDTGDRDDLTPGVSERAWRQVSVTALECLGPAKCPMSEECFSERARATAAESDVIVTNHAMLAINAFEGVAVLPEYDVVVVDEAHELQDRVTSAVTGQLSEAMVTAAARAARRHAHITVEALDAAAGALEAELGLLSTGLLPRGPEEPLGRAIDAVREACRAALSDSKPEQGQPADGALQAARSRLTQLLEVSERLLVAAERKEVVWVTRSGTFEPGTGYRPADDDAPATVTVAPLSVAMKLRDGLFDGHTAILTSATLAIGAAFDQAAGDVGLQGPGAPDWVGVDVGSPFDYPRQGMLYVARHLPKPGRGISPEALDEVVDLIKASGGGALGLFSSRRAAEEAADYVRERVDVPILCQGEATMSSLIQEFSDDRDTCLFGTLTLWQGVDVPGDSCRLVIMDRIPFPRPDDPLNTARSRAVAQNGGNGFMAISASSAAIKMAQGAGRLIRSTGDKGVVAVLDSRLATERYGGFIRSTLPPFWPTTDRQVVLSALQRLSGREEPAAAKS
- a CDS encoding MarR family transcriptional regulator, which gives rise to MIPAESAGSAASPASGDRPTAAEAPAPDTPEGARLDEAIHAVEHQLSLLWRRGRAVSLRLSRQVHPDMDPSAYGLLSILRRQGPIRLTELAGLIGVGKPTVSRQVTFLMQLGLVSKDADPLDGRAQLLHLTEHGEETMARVQDARREIFRQRLGEWDTPALDALAENLERLNTIYERDGL
- a CDS encoding DUF3046 domain-containing protein, with product MRRSQFWQLMDDEFGPAYARHLATNLALRELGSRTPDQALRDGLDLRAIWIAVCEAQDVPESRRLGKDPKASKKA